From Watersipora subatra chromosome 8, tzWatSuba1.1, whole genome shotgun sequence, a single genomic window includes:
- the LOC137401539 gene encoding translation initiation factor eIF2B subunit epsilon-like translates to MASTKKCSENSTLLEEPEVFLAVIIADSYDKSFQPCTLDKSRVLVPLANRPLIDYTLAFLSLAGVEEVIIYCTSFPHQIKSYVESSEWARCMTLKVIINEDAQSIGDALRDLDDKQMISTDFVLLNGDLIANINLKACLEAHKKTREKDKEAILTKVMKKCPPGHRLRSADTMDLYAINKSTNQILSHMKVEGTSKVKLPTELIRENKELQLRYDLLDCQVTICAAMVPSLLTDNFDYQTVSHLVQGVLGNQEILSATMHVNILEEGYAARVCDFYSYKTVSGEVMDKWAYPFCPDRTWGSATHLHKGCNFSRTCELAKSVITGSNTSIGDSTVVKNSVIGDNCSIGANVEIKDSIIWKGVRVEDGCKVYNSIVCDDVILYKGTQLCASKSGVKITPQIILGGQVKLGPEAMLDEEIMLVSQAPASEWGDEVIPAHKGAGSKGVAYPFTPLADDLSEEGSEGSGAAEMTDDELLTSDTDLFYSELLDAFQRASAEKISAENIILDINSLKHAYNIQINEVNHMIMQAVLDRPNATSMTSQQLLSVLNPLLKVCLHVFKNYYRSEKSQLECLQAMQEFVGGDSRSMYLPIMSQVIMFFYQNDILEEEVIISWYENLPAVGLKTQVTKLVKWFEEADSESESD, encoded by the exons ATGGCGAGCACTAAGAAATGTTCCGAAAACAGTACACTACTTGAAGAACCAGAAGTTTTCTTAGCCGTTATAATTGCGGACAGTTATGACAAATCGTTTCAGCCATGTACGCTGGATAAATCTAGG GTGCTTGTACCATTGGCAAACAGACCTCTCATAGACTACACTCTTGCCTTTCTTTCTCTAGCTGGTGTGGAAGAAGTTATCATCTACTGCACTTCATTCCCTCATCAGATTAAATCTTATGTTGA ATCGTCAGAATGGGCACGATGCATGACACTGAAGGTGATTATCAACGAAGATGCGCAGAGCATCGGGGATGCCCTCCGAGATCTCGATGATAAGCAGATGATATCTACAGACTTTGTCTTACTCAATGGAGATCTCATTGCTAATATTAACCTTAAAGCATGCCTTGAGGCTCACAA GAAAACAAGAGAAAAAGACAAAGAAGCCATTCTTACAAAGGTGATGAAGAAATGTCCACCCGGCCATAGACTTCGCTCAGCTGATACCATGGATCTTTATGCTATTAATAAATCCACCAATCAGATTCTCTCTCACATGAAAGTGGAAGGAACTAGCAAGGTGAAGCTGCCCACT GAGCTGATCAGAGAAAATAAAGAGCTCCAGTTGAGGTACGACCTTTTGGATTGTCAGGTGACCATATGTGCTGCCATGGTACCGAGCTTACTAACAGACAACTTCGACTACCAGACCGTCAGCCACCTCGTACAAGGTGTTCTTGGCAATCAGGAG ATCCTGAGTGCTACGATGCACGTGAACATACTGGAGGAAGGTTATGCAGCTCGGGTCTGTGATTTCTACTCGTATAAAACTGTGAGCGGAGAGGTAATGGATAAGTGGGCCTATCCGTTCTGTCCTGACAGGACTTGGGGCAGTGCAACTCACTTGCACAAGGGATGCAACTTCAGTCG GACATGTGAGCTGGCGAAGAGTGTGATCACTGGAAGCAATACGTCTATAGGAGACAGTACTGTGGTGAAGAACAGCGTTATTGGTGACAATTGTTCTATCG GAGCAAATGTGGAAATAAAAGACAGTATAATATGGAAAGGTGTTCGGGTGGAAGATGGCTGCAAGGTGTACAATAGCATTGTCTGTGATGATGTCATACTTTACAAGGGAACACAACTCTGCGCTTCGAAATCTGGTGTAAAGATAACTCCTCAGATCATACTCGGCGGGCAG GTGAAGCTAGGACCAGAGGCTATGCTTGATGAAGAGATAATGCTTGTGTCACAGGCACCTGCCTCAGAGTGGGGAGATGAAGTTATACCTG CACATAAAGGTGCTGGCAGCAAGGGCGTGGCTTATCCTTTCACACCACTCGCTGATGATTTGTCAGAGGAAGGAAGTGAGGGCAGCGGCGCAGCTGAGATGACGGATGATGAACTCTTGACCTCTGATACAGACC TGTTCTACAGTGAGCTACTCGATGCATTCCAGAGAGCTTCTGCGGAGAAAATCAGTGCTGAGAATATCATTCTAGACATCAATTCACTCAA GCATGCCTATAACATTCAGATAAATGAGGTGAACCACATGATAATGCAGGCTGTATTAGACCGACCTAATGCTACCAGTATGACCTCCCAGCAACTCCTGTCAGTACTCAATCCT CTGTTGAAAGTCTGCCTCCATGTCTTTAAGAACTATTACAGGAGTGAAAAGTCTCAGTTGGAGTGTTTACAAGCTATGCAG GAGTTTGTCGGAGGAGACTCACGAAGTATGTATCTCCCCATCATGAGCCAGGTTATAATGTTCTTCTACCAGAATGATATCTTAGAGGAAGAAGTTATCATTTCCTGGTATGAAAATCTTCCAGCTGTTGGCCTCAAGACTCAG GTGACTAAGCTTGTGAAGTGGTTTGAGGAAGCTGACAGTGAGTCAGAATCTGACTGA